Proteins from one Sabethes cyaneus chromosome 2, idSabCyanKW18_F2, whole genome shotgun sequence genomic window:
- the LOC128735668 gene encoding amyloid protein-binding protein 2-like → MEKWTKNFVWKLVEKFCSLIASSPTLEDQLCSFTCLEFGMLLVDSGWYTEAVVLLRELRIQSKDQPVHELCILRTLLLAESLSSRHEASKQTIRDIKILLPQTENIPSSTLADVHSAIAVSLFEQCEFEASYQQGLSVLELLTDYSDHEVIVSALRQLAKVCLARRQLRRAKLLITQAVSWASHNFGPMSITYARALEDYAFCLLTMRAYGDCIMVHSEAKDIYCNAYGCFSLHPDLAMGNLAFWLYLESRQYPEFGSIETYLQFVVDLDAKVKSEVEHPEERQAVACRRIRLLTTVERLAQQGDVVKSDRRVKVQPQHSIAVIKRLFSKFPDCD, encoded by the coding sequence ATGGAAAAGTGGACCAAGAACTTTGTTTGGAAGTTGGTGGAGAAGTTTTGCTCCCTTATAGCATCGTCTCCCACATTGGAAGATCAGCTTTGTTCCTTTACTTGTTTGGAGTTCGGAATGCTGCTTGTAGATTCGGGTTGGTACACCGAAGCCGTCGTTTTGTTGAGAGAATTGAGAATACAGTCCAAAGACCAACCAGTTCATGAGTTGTGTATCCTGCGTACGCTGCTTCTAGCGGAAAGTCTCTCCAGTCGTCACGAGGCATCCAAGCAGACAATTCGCGATATAAAAATACTGCTACCGCAAACAGAGAATATCCCGTCGAGTACGTTGGCTGATGTCCACAGCGCCATCGCGGTAAGTCTTTTCGAACAGTGCGAATTCGAAGCAAGTTATCAGCAGGGATTGTCGGTGCTGGAGCTGCTAACGGACTACAGCGATCATGAAGTCATAGTTTCGGCATTACGACAGTTGGCTAAAGTCTGTCTCGCTCGTAGACAACTGAGACGAGCTAAACTTTTAATAACCCAGGCAGTCAGCTGGGCGTCGCACAATTTTGGACCGATGAGTATTACTTACGCAAGGGCACTAGAAGATTATGCCTTTTGCTTGTTGACGATGAGAGCATACGGCGACTGTATAATGGTTCATTCGGAAGCCAAAGATATCTATTGTAATGCTTACGGATGCTTTAGCTTGCACCCGGATTTGGCAATGGGGAATCTGGCGTTCTGGTTGTACCTCGAAAGCCGGCAGTACCCAGAATTCGGTTCAATTGAAACCTATCTGCAGTTTGTGGTTGACTTGGATGCAAAAGTCAAGTCGGAAGTAGAGCACCCCGAAGAAAGACAAGCGGTGGCTTGCAGACGTATTCGGCTACTAACAACTGTAGAAAGATTGGCACAGCAAGGGGACGTTGTCAAATCGGATCGTAGAGTGAAAGTTCAACCGCAGCACAGTATTGCAGTTATaaaaagattattttctaaatttccCGATTGTGATTAG